A DNA window from Pyrus communis chromosome 3, drPyrComm1.1, whole genome shotgun sequence contains the following coding sequences:
- the LOC137729786 gene encoding thioredoxin-like protein CXXS1, which yields MAGQLQEEQQVTRPKVMKVDSVETWDSYVSQATNQGCPIITHFTASWCMPSVAMNSFFEEIASDYPDVLFLTVDVDEVKEVATRLEIKAMPTFSLIRGDATVDKLVGANPEEVRKRIEGFLQSKRVDVA from the exons ATGGCAGGTCAACTACAAGAAGAGCAGCAGGTAACTAGGCCCAAAGTCATGAAGGTTGACTCTGTGGAGACTTGGGACTCGTATGTTTCCCAAGCCACCAACCAAGGCTGTCCT ATTATTACACATTTCACTGCTTCGTGGTGCATGCCTTCGGTGGCTATGAACTCATTCTTCGAGGAAATTGCCTCAGATTATCCGGATGTTCTGTTTCTCACCGTTGATGTCGACGAGGTTAAG GAGGTAGCGACCCGACTGGAGATAAAGGCGATGCCAACGTTTTCGCTGATAAGGGGCGATGCAACGGTTGACAAGCTCGTGGGTGCCAATCCGGAAGAGGTAAGGAAAAGGATTGAGGGTTTCCTTCAGTCCAAACGTGTGGATGTTGCGTAG
- the LOC137728084 gene encoding transcription factor ILR3-like — protein MGSPPQNPNWVFDYGVIDDILDPPGFSWPDHSFAGPTAPGVEFDDSFGNPDSMKETGLRKRARTGSCNVSGSKACREKMRRDRLNDRFVDLSSILEPEGPPKTDKVAILGDAIRMVTQLRGEAQQLKESSANLQETVNELKAEKNELRDEKQRLKAEKENIERQMKALGTQPSFLPHPAAIPTPFSAPGQVVGGKMMPFVGYPGMSMWQFMPPAAVDTSQDHVLRPPVA, from the exons ATGGGTTCGCCGCCGCAAAATCCCAACTGGGTCTTCGATTATGGTGTGATTGACGACATTCTTGACCCTCCCGGTTTCTCTTGGCCGGATCATTCATTTGCCGGTCCCACCGCCCCCGG CGTGGAATTTGATGACTCGTTTGGAAATCCAGATAGCATGAAGGAAACTGGGTTGCGGAAACG GGCGAGGACTGGATCATGCAATGTGTCTGGTTCTAAAGCATGTAGAGAGAAAATGCGGCGGGATAGACTGAATGACAG GTTTGTGGATTTGAGTTCTATCCTTGAACCTGAAGGGCCACCCAAAACTGACAAGGTTGCAATACTGGGTGATGCTATTCGAATGGTAACTCAGTTACGCGGGGAAGCCCAACAACTAAAGGAGTCAAGTGCGAATCTGCAGGAGACAGTAAATGAATTGAAG GCTGAGAAAAATGAACTTCGTGATGAGAAGCAGAGGCTCAAAGCAGAGAAAGAAAACATTGAGCGGCAAATGAAAGCGTTGGGTACTCAACCAAGCTTCTTGCCTCACCCTGCTGCAATTCCAACTCCGTTTTCTGCCCCGGGCCAAGTTGTTGGCGGGAAAATGATGCCCTTCGTCGGATACCCTGGAATGTCCATGTGGCAGTTCATGCCACCGGCTGCAGTTGATACCTCACAGGACCATGTTCTCCGCCCTCCCGTTGCTTGA
- the LOC137727827 gene encoding cysteine-rich receptor-like protein kinase 10, which produces MPAMVSSRFLYCLYPILFLMINQALGQVPDFLHHFCVNENGNYTTNSTYQTNLNRLLSSLPSEENGDGYGFYNASYGENSSNEQIYAIGLCRGDVMAEDCRTCLNNSRYALPQRCPNQKEAIGWHDECMLRYSNRSFYGVMEARPFFYVQNPNNISSSGLDGFNQELRKVADRIRNEAAAGGSLRKFAYGNASVPTSQTVYALAQCTPDISKQACSDCLGGAFVDIRKCCEGTEGGRVFSPSCNFRFEVFSFIDPTTFTPLTSPPGPPPVPLSMPPSVSSLPPSNNTTNTSQGSKSNKSRIVIIIFVPIIASLLLVMLMCFCLRVRKARKKIQSSLVPGEDADEMGRVESLQFNFDTIRVATDDFSEANKLGQGGFGSVYKGRLLNGEEIAVKRLSVNSGQGDLEFKNEVLLVAKLQHRNLVRLLGFCLEGIERLLIYEFVPNASLDHIIFDPIKRTQLDWNRRYRIIIGISRGLIYLHEDSRLRIIHRDLKASNILIDEEMNPKISDFGMAKLFVLDQTQGNTSRIVGTYGYMAPEYALYGHFSVKSDVYSFGVLVLEIVSGQKNNCFRHVQNVEDLLSYAWICWRQGTASNLIDPTLTNGSRNEIMKCIHIGFLCVQENIADRPTMNAIVLMLNSYSVTLPVPSQPAFFRDSNVGSDMSLGWRNSSEVMTTGSDRSKSSSVKAPEKEVSMITEVYPR; this is translated from the exons atgcCAGCAATGGTTTCCTCAAGATTTCTATACTGCCTCTATCCCATTCTGTTTCTCATGATTAATCAAGCCCTTGGTCAAGTTCCAGATTTTCTACACCACTTCTGTGTAAACGAGAATGGAAACTATACCACCAATAGCACCTATCAGACAAACCTCAACCGCCTTCTCTCCTCCCTGCCCTCCGAAGAAAACGGTGACGGGTACGGTTTTTACAATGCATCCTATGGTGAAAACTCGTCGAACGAACAAATTTATGCAATCGGACTTTGTAGAGGAGATGTCATGGCGGAAGATTGCCGCACCTGCCTAAATAACTCCCGATATGCTCTGCCTCAGCGTTGCCCTAATCAGAAGGAAGCAATTGGTTGGCACGACGAATGCATGCTACGCTACTCAAACCGATCCTTCTATGGCGTTATGGAAGCTAGGCCTTTTTTCTATGTGCAGAATCCTAATAACATATCGTCGTCAGGCCTGGATGGATTCAACCAAGAGCTGAGGAAGGTAGCGGACAGGATAAGAAATGAGGCTGCAGCGGGTGGTTCTCTTCGGAAGTTTGCATATGGAAACGCAAGTGTCCCAACTTCCCAAACAGTATATGCACTAGCGCAGTGCACGCCGGACATATCCAAGCAAGCGTGCAGTGATTGCTTAGGCGGAGCTTTTGTAGATATCCGCAAATGTTGTGAAGGGACAGAAGGTGGGAGAGTTTTTAGTCCTAGCTGTAACTTTAGATTCGAGGTTTTCAGCTTCATTGACCCTACAACTTTTACACCATTGACATCGCCGCCAGGCCCGCCACCAGTGCCACTATCAATGCCACCATCAGTATCTTCTCTTCCACCATCAAACAATACCACAAATACTTCACAAG GATCGAAGAGCAACAAATCTCGGATTgtcatcattatttttgtgcCAATTATTGCTTCTTTGTTACTAGTTATGTTAATGTGCTTTTGTCTAAGAGTACGGAAGGCAAGGAAAAAGATTCAAAGTAGTTTAGTTCCAG GAGAAGATGCGGACGAAATGGGAAGGGTAGAATCCTTGCAATTCAATTTTGACACCATTAGAGTTGCCACAGATGACTTTTCTGAAGCCAATAAACTAGGACAAGGGGGATTTGGTTCTGTTTATaag GGTAGGTTATTGAATGGAGAAGAAATAGCAGTGAAAAGGCTTTCCGTAAATTCTGGACAAGGAGATTTGGAGTTTAAAAATGAGGTCTTGTTAGTGGCAAAGCTTCAACACCGGAACTTAGTTAGGCTCTTGGGTTTCTGCTTGGAAGGAATTGAAAGGCTTCTTATTTATGAGTTTGTCCCTAATGCAAGTCTCGACCACATCATATTTG ACCCAATTAAGCGCACACAATTGGATTGGAATAGGCGCTACAGAATCATAATAGGCATTTCTCGAGGACTTATTTACCTTCATGAGGATTCTCGGCTAAGAATTATTCACCGTGATCTCAAAGCTAGTAATATATTGATAGATGAAGAAATGAACcccaaaatatcagattttggcATGGCAAAGTTGTTCGTGCTTGATCAAACACAAGGCAACACCAGTCGAATTGTGGGGACCTA TGGATATATGGCTCCAGAATATGCATTATATGGGCACTTTTCTGTTAAGTCGGATGTTTATAGTTTTGGTGTCTTAGTTTTGGAGATAGTAAGCGGACAGAAAAATAATTGCTTTCGTCATGTACAAAATGTGGAGGATCTTCTAAGCTAT GCATGGATATGTTGGAGGCAAGGGACAGCTTCGAATCTAATCGATCCCACATTGACGAATGGttcaagaaatgaaataatgaaatgCATCCACATTGGGTTTCTGTGTGTGCAAGAAAATATAGCTGATAGGCCAACCATGAATGCTATTGTTCTAATGCTTAATAGTTACTCAGTCACACTTCCAGTACCCTCACAACCAGCATTTTTCAGGGATAGTAACGTTGGATCTGACATGTCTTTGGGATGGAGGAATAGTTCAGAGGTGATGACAACCGGGTCGGATCGATCCAAGAGCAGCTCTGTCAAAGCACCAGAAAAAGAGGTTTCGATGATAACCGAAGTATATCCTAGATAA